A region from the Aliarcobacter thereius LMG 24486 genome encodes:
- a CDS encoding tRNA threonylcarbamoyladenosine dehydratase yields the protein MQYSRINMLFGEEALKKFQDTKIILFGVGGIGSFALDALYNSGITNITIVDFDTYEPSNQNRQLGSHGNIGRIKVDVMKERYPNVTPICVKITPEWIDNFDFSSFDYILDAIDDVKPKIHLIKKHFTKVISTGGGAKRMDPLKITYGSIWDSYNDKFIKKVRDELKKQGFKKKFKVIYSTEVPLCIDKGSFEGVTASFGLMIASVTVQKIIRKLSLVKDIQS from the coding sequence ATGCAATATAGTAGAATTAATATGCTTTTTGGTGAAGAAGCTTTAAAAAAATTTCAAGATACAAAAATAATTCTTTTTGGTGTTGGAGGAATTGGAAGTTTTGCCCTTGATGCTTTATACAACTCTGGAATAACAAACATAACAATAGTTGATTTTGACACTTATGAACCTTCAAATCAAAATAGACAATTAGGAAGTCATGGAAATATTGGAAGAATAAAAGTTGATGTTATGAAAGAAAGATATCCAAATGTTACTCCAATTTGTGTAAAAATAACTCCTGAATGGATAGATAATTTTGACTTCTCATCATTTGATTATATTTTAGATGCAATAGATGATGTAAAACCAAAAATACACTTAATAAAAAAACATTTTACAAAAGTTATAAGTACAGGTGGTGGAGCAAAAAGAATGGATCCTCTTAAGATAACTTATGGTTCTATTTGGGATAGCTATAATGATAAATTTATTAAAAAAGTAAGAGATGAATTAAAAAAGCAAGGATTCAAAAAGAAGTTTAAAGTAATATATTCAACTGAAGTTCCACTTTGCATAGATAAAGGAAGTTTTGAAGGAGTAACAGCTAGTTTTGGTTTAATGATAGCCTCTGTTACGGTACAAAAGATTATAAGAAAATTAAGTTTAGTTAAAGATATTCAAAGTTAA
- the greA gene encoding transcription elongation factor GreA, giving the protein MDKEPMTLAGYNKVTAELDYLKNKERPETVIALDEARQLGDLKENAEYHSAKEKLKFIDVQMAEISNIISKAVIVNPEVLPHDRVSFGSTVSLIDVETDEEFTYTIVGGVESNVEKGFISFNSPLAKQLMGKVEGDEFTAKLPGGEKVFEVFAIFYKEIEI; this is encoded by the coding sequence ATGGATAAAGAACCAATGACACTAGCTGGTTATAATAAAGTAACAGCAGAGTTAGATTATTTAAAAAATAAAGAGAGACCTGAAACAGTAATTGCACTAGATGAAGCAAGGCAATTAGGTGATTTAAAAGAGAATGCTGAATATCACAGTGCAAAAGAGAAATTAAAGTTTATAGATGTTCAAATGGCTGAAATAAGCAATATTATATCAAAAGCAGTAATAGTAAATCCAGAAGTTCTTCCTCATGATAGAGTGAGTTTTGGTTCAACAGTTTCATTAATAGATGTAGAAACAGATGAAGAGTTTACTTATACAATAGTTGGTGGAGTTGAATCAAATGTAGAGAAAGGTTTTATATCTTTTAACTCACCTTTAGCAAAACAATTAATGGGAAAAGTTGAAGGTGATGAGTTTACAGCTAAACTTCCAGGTGGAGAAAAAGTATTTGAAGTTTTTGCAATATTTTATAAAGAGATAGAGATATAG